From Quercus lobata isolate SW786 chromosome 1, ValleyOak3.0 Primary Assembly, whole genome shotgun sequence, one genomic window encodes:
- the LOC115950467 gene encoding uncharacterized protein LOC115950467, which translates to MDGSSNKQVGGAGIVLLSPKGDTIECMVHLDFPATNNESEYEALIARLNLAKAAGATRVVIYCDSQVITNQINGDYECKGERMKRYLDQVRARVDDLEAKIVQIPRGENEQADRLAKATSAEHMVIPGNVLSFVQLSPLIDPSNMQEIGSDSSWTTPLVSYLKDGVLLEGKEAARKLKVQAARFVLIKDVLYKRGFSRPYLRCLGTEEAEYVMREVHEGICGNHSWSKSLVHKLVRARYYWPTMQKDAETYVRTYDKCQRFNNIIRQPTKELTPMPAPWPFAQWGLDIMGPFLIAIRQLKFLVVGIDYFTKWVEAEILATITEKNVRNFVWRCIICRFGIPRVFVLDNERQFDNDSFQDFCS; encoded by the coding sequence atggacggatcatccaacAAACAAGTCGGAGGGGCCGGCATCGTGCTACTATCACCTAAAGGAGATACAATTGAATGTATGGTCCATCTTGACTTCCCCGCtaccaacaatgaatcagagtatgaaGCATTAATAGCAAGACTCAACCTCGCCAAAGCAGCAGGAGCCACAagggtagtcatctactgcgaCTCTCAAGTCATtactaaccaaataaatggagactacGAGTGCAAGGGCGAAAGGATGAAAAGGTACCTTGATCAAGTAAGGGCGAGAGTGGATGACCTAGAAGCGAAAATTGTCCAAATTCCTAGAGGAGAAAATGAGCAAGCCGATCGCCTCGCAAAGGCCACTTCAGCAGAACATatggtcatccctggtaatgtactctcttttgttcAGCTTTCTCCATTAATAGATCCCAGCAACATGCAGGAAATAGGCTCTGACAGTAGCTGGACCACgccgttagtttcatacttAAAAGACGGGGTCTTACTAGAAGGAAAGGAGGCTGCAAGAAAACTGAAGGTCCAGGCGGCAAGGTTCGTCCTAATAAAAGACGTCctgtacaaaagaggcttctcccgACCATATCTAAGATGCTTGGGTACGGAAGAAGCAGAAtacgtcatgagagaggtacatgaaggaatctgcggaaaccatTCATGGTCTAAATCATTGGTACACAAGCTTGTGCGAGCAaggtactattggcccaccatgcagaaggacgccgaaACTTATGTCAGGACCTATgacaaatgccaaaggttcaacaatattattagacaaCCAACCAAAGAGCTGACCCCGATGCCGGCCCCATGGccgtttgcacaatgggggttagatattatgggaccATTCCTTATAGCAATACGACAGCTGAAGTTCTTAGTGGTGGGCATTgactactttacaaaatgggtggaagctgaaatTTTGGCCACCATTACGGAGAAGAACGTACGAAACTTTGTCTGGAGATGCATCATATGtaggtttggcattcctagagtctttgtCTTGGACAACGAGAGGCAATTCGACAACGATTCCTTCCAAGATTTTTGCTCATag